One segment of Sphingomonas telluris DNA contains the following:
- a CDS encoding sensor histidine kinase gives MNLPHDLAQAQALALAIVDTLPEPFLVLDDELQLLAGSRCFYEVYGEDPASAHGRSMFELSGGQWDIPGLRQLLAAVVDDRTAIDSFEFERNFAKLGKRTLHLNALPIRDKSGSGRMVLVAIKDITERRAAEQEKQLLLEHTEELLEQQKTLLREMRHRIANSLQIIASILLLKAGAVSSEETKNELRAAHQRVMSVAAVQGHLQASDGIEQIEMGPYLAKLSSGLASSMVDPRQNIDITVTSDRGVLPTSHAVSIGLIVTELIINAVKYAFPEGRSSDRIRVTFEMAKSDWKLTVADNGTGRRQETESGTSTGLGTALVAALAKQLKAQVSETSSSEGLVVAVTKATFESRLPRAA, from the coding sequence ATGAATCTGCCTCACGATCTGGCCCAAGCGCAGGCGCTCGCGCTGGCGATCGTTGACACTTTGCCAGAACCATTCCTGGTGCTCGATGACGAGCTCCAACTCTTAGCCGGCAGCCGTTGCTTCTACGAGGTCTACGGCGAGGATCCCGCCAGTGCGCATGGCCGTTCCATGTTCGAGCTGTCGGGCGGACAATGGGACATCCCTGGGCTCAGGCAGCTTCTTGCGGCCGTCGTTGACGATCGCACCGCCATCGACAGCTTCGAGTTTGAGCGTAACTTCGCGAAGCTCGGCAAGCGCACGCTGCACCTGAACGCTTTGCCCATCCGCGATAAAAGCGGGTCAGGGCGGATGGTGCTGGTCGCGATCAAGGACATCACCGAGCGACGCGCTGCTGAACAGGAGAAGCAGCTACTCTTGGAGCACACGGAGGAGCTGCTCGAACAGCAAAAAACGCTCCTGCGCGAGATGCGGCATCGCATCGCGAACAGCCTGCAAATCATTGCCAGTATCCTGCTACTGAAAGCGGGGGCAGTAAGTTCGGAAGAGACCAAGAACGAGCTTCGTGCAGCTCACCAGAGGGTCATGTCGGTGGCCGCGGTGCAAGGCCACCTGCAGGCCTCGGACGGTATCGAGCAGATCGAGATGGGTCCCTATCTGGCGAAACTGAGCTCGGGCCTCGCTTCGTCGATGGTCGACCCTCGGCAAAACATCGATATTACCGTTACTTCCGATCGAGGGGTGCTCCCAACGAGCCATGCGGTGAGCATCGGGTTGATCGTTACCGAACTGATCATCAACGCCGTGAAATACGCCTTCCCCGAGGGGCGCTCATCAGATCGCATTCGCGTGACCTTCGAGATGGCAAAATCAGACTGGAAACTCACCGTCGCCGACAATGGCACGGGACGAAGGCAAGAGACGGAGTCGGGCACATCGACGGGATTGGGCACCGCGCTCGTCGCGGCATTGGCTAAGCAGTTGAAGGCTCAAGTCTCTGAAACATCGTCCAGCGAGGGTCTCGTCGTGGCGGTGACCAAGGCGACATTTGAATCACGATTGCCGCGGGCGGCATGA
- a CDS encoding response regulator: MHALIIEDDDLIAITIEGLLSSCGFTSFDFAVSLDEAVTAARQRCPDLITADIELKPGSGIDAVQTICSENPIPVIFITGRADDARSRMPQHPVLSKPFRVSDVEAAVREVMSE; encoded by the coding sequence ATGCACGCGTTGATTATCGAGGACGACGATCTGATCGCCATAACGATTGAAGGGCTCCTGAGCAGCTGCGGCTTCACATCTTTTGACTTCGCTGTGTCGCTCGATGAAGCGGTAACCGCAGCGAGGCAACGATGCCCAGATTTGATCACTGCCGACATCGAGCTGAAGCCCGGTTCCGGTATCGATGCGGTCCAGACCATCTGCTCTGAAAATCCAATCCCGGTAATCTTCATCACAGGGCGAGCCGACGACGCGCGGTCCCGGATGCCTCAGCATCCTGTGCTTAGCAAACCCTTCCGCGTGAGTGACGTAGAGGCGGCAGTGCGGGAAGTGATGAGCGAGTAA
- a CDS encoding UvrD-helicase domain-containing protein, whose amino-acid sequence MNLHLADTFTAALARLPAHEAKAVKSTVVDLHIDPSGNGLQMHRIDKSKDPNFWSVRVNRDLRLIVHKNADSVLVAYVGHHDPAYVWAERRRIEAHPRTGAMQIIEVRELVEETQQPSAFNFESLTEAPAAEELPVFAGLDEDQLMSVGVPADWVEDVRGATEDGFFKLAAHLPDEAAEALLEFAATGKLPAPAPAATINPYEHPDTLRRIRPIADQEELEQALSFPWDKWGVFLHPSQRSSVERDHGGSARVAGSAGTGKTIVALHRAVRLAKTNPRARILLTTFSDPLADALKKKLAVLSPETSGVVRRITVESFQRVAEQLFQLVHGARPRIAGEQLLRGLLKKAAEQHNVRGFSERFLLSEWTHVIDAWGIASAEAFRDVQRMGRKSRLGPNQRERLWPVFESVRSVITEQGLTTWATMFSELAETYSAKSEKPFDHILIDEAQDLGPAELRFFAAIAPVGENTLFFAGDLGQRIFQHPYSWKSLGVDVRGRSSTLKVCYRTSQQIRSAADRLLPEQLRDVDGVEDERRGTISVFEGPPPHVEVCGSANDEAAAVAQFIDASIEAGAAPDEIGIFVRTPQLVERAKAAVERASNGARPTISVMHLAKGLEFKSVVVMCCDEGVLPLDERVADAADEAELDDIYETERRLLYVACTRARDSLLVTGTKPGSEFLRDLMRERSPR is encoded by the coding sequence ATGAACCTCCATCTTGCTGATACTTTCACGGCAGCGCTGGCGCGGCTGCCCGCGCATGAAGCGAAAGCCGTGAAATCCACGGTCGTTGACCTGCATATCGATCCGAGCGGCAACGGCCTACAGATGCACCGGATCGACAAGTCGAAGGATCCGAACTTCTGGTCAGTGCGCGTGAACCGCGACCTGCGTCTAATCGTTCACAAGAATGCGGACAGCGTGCTCGTTGCCTATGTTGGCCACCACGATCCAGCCTACGTGTGGGCCGAGCGCCGGCGGATTGAGGCGCACCCGCGCACCGGCGCAATGCAGATCATCGAAGTGCGGGAGTTGGTCGAGGAGACTCAGCAGCCCTCCGCCTTCAATTTTGAAAGTCTCACTGAGGCTCCTGCTGCCGAGGAGCTTCCGGTCTTTGCGGGACTCGATGAGGATCAGCTCATGTCTGTCGGCGTGCCGGCCGACTGGGTTGAAGACGTGCGCGGCGCAACCGAAGATGGCTTCTTCAAGCTTGCTGCCCACCTACCCGATGAAGCGGCGGAAGCGTTGCTCGAATTTGCGGCGACGGGAAAGCTTCCTGCGCCTGCACCAGCCGCTACGATCAACCCATACGAACACCCCGACACGCTCAGGCGCATCCGTCCGATCGCGGATCAGGAAGAGCTGGAGCAGGCCCTCTCGTTTCCTTGGGACAAGTGGGGCGTATTCCTGCACCCGTCGCAGCGAAGCTCGGTCGAGCGAGATCATGGCGGATCCGCACGAGTGGCAGGCTCAGCGGGGACGGGGAAGACGATCGTGGCGCTTCATCGTGCTGTTCGTCTGGCCAAGACTAATCCACGAGCGCGCATCCTTCTAACCACGTTCTCCGACCCGCTCGCCGATGCTCTCAAGAAGAAGCTCGCGGTGCTCTCGCCTGAGACGAGCGGAGTAGTGCGGCGGATCACGGTCGAGTCATTCCAGCGCGTGGCCGAGCAACTCTTCCAGCTGGTCCATGGCGCTCGACCGCGGATCGCAGGCGAGCAGTTGCTACGGGGCCTGCTCAAGAAGGCTGCTGAGCAGCACAACGTCCGTGGGTTTTCGGAGCGCTTCCTGCTGTCGGAATGGACGCATGTCATCGACGCCTGGGGTATTGCGAGCGCTGAGGCTTTCCGCGACGTGCAACGCATGGGCCGAAAGAGCCGCTTGGGACCGAACCAGCGGGAGCGGCTCTGGCCGGTGTTCGAGAGTGTCCGCTCTGTCATTACCGAGCAGGGCCTCACGACCTGGGCGACGATGTTTAGCGAGCTGGCCGAAACTTACTCGGCCAAGTCAGAGAAGCCATTCGACCACATCTTGATCGATGAGGCGCAGGATCTCGGTCCGGCCGAGCTTCGGTTCTTCGCGGCTATCGCTCCCGTCGGCGAGAACACTCTCTTCTTTGCAGGCGATTTGGGACAGCGGATCTTTCAGCATCCCTACTCATGGAAGAGCCTCGGCGTTGATGTTCGCGGTCGCTCATCGACGCTCAAGGTCTGCTATCGCACGTCACAGCAGATCCGCTCCGCGGCCGATCGGTTGCTTCCCGAACAACTGCGGGATGTCGATGGGGTGGAGGACGAACGCCGCGGCACAATCTCCGTATTCGAGGGACCACCTCCGCATGTCGAGGTCTGCGGATCGGCAAACGACGAAGCCGCTGCGGTCGCGCAGTTCATTGATGCTTCGATTGAAGCTGGCGCTGCTCCTGACGAGATCGGAATCTTCGTGCGCACTCCACAGCTTGTCGAGCGTGCGAAAGCAGCGGTTGAGCGTGCGTCTAATGGTGCGCGACCGACCATTAGCGTCATGCACCTTGCGAAAGGTCTTGAGTTCAAGTCGGTCGTGGTGATGTGCTGCGACGAGGGCGTGCTGCCCCTCGATGAGCGGGTCGCCGACGCTGCGGATGAAGCCGAGCTTGACGACATCTACGAGACAGAGCGACGGCTGCTCTACGTCGCCTGCACTCGGGCGCGGGACAGCCTTCTGGTCACCGGGACGAAGCCTGGGTCGGAGTTCCTTCGCGACCTCATGCGGGAGCGATCGCCCAGGTAA